From Cellulophaga lytica DSM 7489, a single genomic window includes:
- a CDS encoding gliding motility-associated C-terminal domain-containing protein, with protein sequence MRTTPTTALLVLLLLFSYSLTTTAQILNAPEPIADPSGGGTSGWTAACASSGFNSYWVNFTWINAPAVNSDNKFILELSDSNGNFGSPVVLATLDDKNSNYDFNIQFALPTDTRGENYKIRVKSTSPEKVSPTAGPYSMYYVDFNSPILMSQDGNGNIPSGGTIEVCDGTAITMAPHNVPNASSYKYNWYKSGTLLSEKGPSLTTTEAGMYSVQIDYGSICSGSASTDSNIIEVTTGTSLGVALNTPSKTSLCSTETETLTANISGQGLTYVWYKDDVAITSPTVDNHTYTVDGSTPGFEGNYAVEISGPGACLERSAAISITTASNVTLTRDNEANLVILPTKTKTLQVTSSSTAVTYAWYKDGVVLSGETTNTLVVNSAGEYFARITDNGGSCPFTIDSDKTTVVSPASFNIAIDYTAAYTDCQNTTTTLDVKTIEAVAADGTKTDVTADLKNEFTYQWKKDGVAISGETNNAIALSDITANGDYTLNASISGYSATDSNTLGVTLLTSETVAITASSTTFCNPSNPVVISTTTALAGETFTWYKNGVSYNTTDETLTSTETGTFVLEVLKNGCPLRSNEVVISPLNEDLITLDSSDPVILIEGQTKTISASGGTSYQWLDAANVELSTSSSVSLTAEGTYTLIAKIDDCEVIKQFTVSYKDTFNVPNVVTPNGDGKNDLWVLPNSYSNNPNATVIIYNSNGEEILNEKGYKNNWPTSSMSFPKQNMVFYYKIIDDKGGQKQGTITIIR encoded by the coding sequence ATGAGAACAACACCTACTACAGCTCTTTTGGTACTTTTATTGTTATTTAGCTACTCGCTAACAACAACAGCCCAAATTTTAAATGCTCCAGAACCCATTGCCGACCCAAGTGGTGGTGGTACAAGCGGATGGACTGCCGCATGTGCATCATCTGGATTTAACTCTTACTGGGTAAACTTTACCTGGATTAATGCTCCTGCAGTTAACAGTGACAACAAATTTATTTTAGAATTATCTGACTCTAATGGCAACTTTGGTAGCCCTGTAGTATTAGCTACATTAGATGATAAAAACTCTAATTATGACTTTAACATACAGTTTGCATTGCCTACAGACACTAGAGGCGAAAATTACAAAATACGAGTAAAAAGTACTAGTCCAGAGAAAGTGAGTCCGACTGCGGGTCCTTACTCTATGTACTATGTAGACTTTAACTCGCCAATATTAATGAGTCAAGATGGTAACGGTAATATACCATCTGGCGGTACCATAGAAGTTTGTGATGGTACAGCAATAACAATGGCTCCACATAATGTACCTAATGCTAGTAGTTACAAGTATAACTGGTATAAAAGCGGTACATTATTATCAGAAAAAGGACCATCATTAACTACAACAGAAGCAGGTATGTATTCTGTACAGATAGATTATGGTTCTATATGTTCTGGATCTGCTAGCACAGATTCTAATATTATAGAAGTTACAACGGGGACAAGTTTAGGAGTTGCCTTAAATACACCTTCTAAAACAAGTTTATGTTCTACAGAAACAGAAACACTTACTGCAAACATATCTGGCCAAGGCTTAACGTATGTTTGGTATAAGGATGATGTTGCTATTACATCACCAACTGTAGATAACCATACATATACAGTAGATGGCTCTACACCAGGTTTTGAAGGTAACTATGCAGTAGAAATAAGTGGCCCAGGAGCTTGTTTAGAGCGTTCTGCAGCTATTTCTATAACAACTGCATCTAATGTTACATTAACAAGAGATAATGAAGCTAACCTTGTTATTTTACCAACTAAAACTAAAACATTACAAGTAACTAGTAGCAGTACAGCTGTAACTTATGCTTGGTACAAAGATGGAGTAGTACTTAGTGGAGAGACTACAAATACATTAGTTGTGAATAGTGCAGGAGAATATTTTGCGCGTATAACAGACAATGGTGGCAGTTGCCCATTTACAATAGATTCTGATAAAACAACAGTAGTAAGTCCGGCTTCTTTTAACATAGCAATAGATTATACAGCTGCTTATACAGACTGCCAAAACACAACAACAACATTAGATGTAAAAACAATTGAAGCTGTTGCTGCAGATGGTACAAAAACAGATGTTACAGCAGATCTTAAAAATGAATTTACATACCAATGGAAAAAAGATGGTGTGGCAATTTCTGGCGAAACTAACAATGCTATTGCACTATCAGATATTACTGCAAATGGAGATTATACATTAAATGCAAGCATAAGTGGCTACAGCGCTACAGATTCTAACACTTTAGGCGTAACATTATTAACATCAGAAACCGTAGCTATTACAGCAAGTAGTACTACTTTTTGTAACCCAAGCAATCCGGTAGTAATAAGTACAACAACAGCATTAGCAGGTGAAACCTTTACTTGGTACAAGAATGGTGTTAGTTATAATACTACAGATGAAACTTTAACTAGTACAGAAACAGGAACATTTGTTTTAGAGGTACTAAAAAATGGCTGTCCGTTACGTTCTAACGAAGTTGTTATTTCTCCTTTAAATGAAGATTTAATAACGTTAGACAGCTCAGATCCAGTTATTCTTATAGAAGGACAAACTAAAACAATATCTGCAAGCGGTGGTACAAGTTACCAGTGGTTAGATGCAGCTAATGTAGAATTAAGCACAAGTTCATCTGTAAGTTTAACAGCAGAAGGCACATACACGCTTATAGCAAAAATAGACGACTGTGAAGTTATAAAACAATTTACAGTTTCATACAAAGATACTTTTAACGTTCCTAACGTAGTAACACCTAATGGTGATGGTAAAAACGACCTTTGGGTATTACCAAACTCTTACTCTAACAACCCTAATGCTACTGTTATTATTTACAACAGTAATGGTGAGGAAATTTTAAATGAAAAAGGTTACAAAAACAATTGGCCAACTTCATCTATGAGTTTCCCTAAGCAAAATATGGTTTTTTACTATAAGATTATTGATGACAAAGGTGGTCAAAAACAAGGGACTATAACAATTATAAGATAA
- a CDS encoding glutamine--tRNA ligase/YqeY domain fusion protein, giving the protein MNEGEKSLNFIEHIIEEDLKNGFSKEDLRFRFPPEPNGYLHIGHASSICLNFGLGLRYNAPVNLRFDDTNPAKEEQEYVDAIKKDVSWLGYKWEHECFASDYFQKLYDWAIFLIKQNKAYVDSQSSDAMAEQKGTPTTPGVASPFRNRSVEENLDLFQRMKNGEFKEGEHVLRAKIDMTSSNMLMRDPIMYRILHKAHHRTNTDWCIYPMYDWTHGESDYLEQVSHSFCTLEFAMHRELYDWFLDQVYDESKTRPKQREFARRNLSHTVVSKRKLLKLVEEGVVKSWDDPRMPTISGMRRRGFTPESIRNFADTIGIAKRENLIDVSLLEFHVREHLNKIAPRVMGVLDPVKVVITNYPEGQEEWLDVENNPEDPDSGSRKIPFSREIYIEKADFREEANKKFFRLKLGKEVRLKGAYIIKAESCTKDTDGNITEIQCTYDTLSKSGSGTEESLRKVKGTLHWVSVQHAIESEIRLYDRLFTDESPDTHKDKDFMEFINPDSLQVIKGFVEPSLKDANIGDRFQFQRMGYFNIDTDSTPENLVFNKTVGLRDSWAKIQQKS; this is encoded by the coding sequence ATGAATGAAGGCGAAAAATCATTAAATTTTATAGAGCACATTATCGAGGAAGACCTGAAAAATGGTTTCTCAAAAGAGGATTTACGTTTTCGTTTTCCACCAGAACCTAACGGGTATTTACATATAGGACACGCTAGTTCTATTTGTTTAAATTTTGGGTTAGGTTTACGTTACAATGCACCTGTTAATCTGCGTTTTGACGATACAAACCCGGCAAAAGAAGAACAAGAGTACGTAGATGCAATTAAGAAAGATGTCTCTTGGTTAGGCTATAAATGGGAGCATGAGTGCTTTGCTTCAGATTATTTTCAGAAGTTGTATGATTGGGCAATTTTTCTTATAAAGCAAAATAAGGCCTATGTAGATAGTCAATCTTCTGATGCTATGGCAGAACAAAAAGGTACGCCTACAACACCAGGTGTTGCTAGTCCCTTTAGAAACAGGTCTGTAGAAGAAAATTTAGACCTTTTTCAACGTATGAAAAATGGTGAATTTAAAGAAGGCGAACACGTTTTACGTGCTAAAATAGATATGACCTCCTCTAACATGCTTATGAGAGATCCTATTATGTACCGTATATTACACAAAGCCCACCACAGAACAAATACCGATTGGTGTATTTATCCTATGTATGATTGGACTCATGGAGAAAGTGATTACTTAGAACAAGTTTCTCATTCTTTTTGTACGTTAGAGTTTGCTATGCATAGAGAATTGTATGACTGGTTTTTAGACCAAGTATATGATGAATCTAAAACAAGACCAAAACAAAGAGAGTTTGCAAGACGTAATCTTAGCCATACCGTTGTAAGTAAAAGAAAGTTGCTTAAATTGGTAGAAGAAGGAGTTGTAAAATCTTGGGATGACCCTAGAATGCCTACTATTTCTGGTATGCGTAGAAGGGGTTTCACACCAGAGTCTATTCGTAATTTTGCAGATACAATAGGTATTGCAAAAAGAGAGAACCTTATAGATGTATCATTATTAGAGTTTCATGTTCGTGAACATTTAAATAAAATTGCACCTAGAGTAATGGGTGTTTTAGACCCTGTAAAAGTTGTAATTACCAATTATCCAGAGGGACAAGAAGAGTGGTTAGACGTAGAAAATAACCCTGAAGATCCTGATTCTGGTAGTAGAAAAATACCATTTTCTAGAGAAATTTATATTGAAAAAGCTGATTTTAGAGAAGAGGCTAATAAAAAATTCTTTAGATTAAAATTAGGTAAAGAGGTTCGTTTAAAAGGTGCATATATTATTAAGGCAGAATCTTGCACAAAAGATACCGATGGGAATATTACTGAAATTCAATGTACATATGATACTTTAAGTAAAAGTGGTAGTGGTACCGAAGAAAGTTTACGAAAAGTAAAAGGAACTTTACATTGGGTATCTGTACAACATGCAATTGAATCTGAAATTAGATTGTATGATAGGTTATTTACAGATGAAAGCCCGGATACTCATAAAGATAAAGATTTTATGGAATTTATAAATCCAGATTCTTTACAAGTAATTAAAGGTTTTGTTGAGCCAAGTTTAAAAGATGCAAATATTGGAGATCGTTTTCAGTTTCAAAGAATGGGTTACTTTAATATTGATACTGATAGTACACCTGAAAATTTGGTTTTTAATAAAACTGTGGGATTACGAGATTCTTGGGCAAAAATTCAGCAAAAAAGCTAG
- a CDS encoding SPFH domain-containing protein, which yields MGSYLLIPLIVFVVFVIFSAAFVVKQQTAAIIETFGKFSSIRQSGLQFKIPFMQRIAGRLSLKIQQLDVIIETKTLDDVFVRLKVSVQYKVIKDKVYDAFYKLDYPHDQITSYVFDVVRAEVPKMKLDDVFVKKDDIALAVKAELNDAMLDYGFDIIKTLVTDIDPDAQVKQAMNRINASEREKIAAQFEGDAARILIVEKAKAEAESKRLQGQGIADQRREIARGLEESVEVLNKVGINSQEASALIVVTQHYDTLQSIGEETNTNLILLPNSPQAGSDMLNNMVASFTASNMIGESMKKTNTPKKGDQKKLDKPKDE from the coding sequence ATGGGAAGTTATTTATTAATACCACTAATAGTATTTGTAGTATTTGTAATATTTTCAGCTGCATTTGTAGTTAAACAACAAACAGCTGCTATTATTGAAACATTTGGTAAATTTAGTAGCATTAGACAATCTGGTCTGCAATTTAAAATACCTTTTATGCAACGTATTGCTGGTAGATTAAGCTTAAAAATTCAGCAATTAGATGTAATTATTGAAACAAAAACTTTAGATGATGTATTTGTAAGATTAAAAGTTTCTGTTCAATATAAAGTAATAAAGGATAAAGTATATGATGCTTTTTATAAACTAGATTATCCGCATGATCAAATAACATCTTACGTTTTTGATGTAGTACGTGCAGAAGTACCAAAAATGAAATTGGACGATGTTTTTGTTAAAAAAGATGATATTGCACTTGCAGTAAAAGCAGAACTTAATGATGCAATGTTAGATTACGGTTTTGATATTATTAAAACATTAGTAACTGATATTGACCCAGATGCACAAGTAAAACAAGCTATGAACCGTATTAATGCTTCTGAAAGAGAGAAGATTGCAGCGCAATTTGAAGGAGATGCGGCACGTATTTTAATAGTAGAAAAAGCAAAAGCTGAAGCAGAAAGTAAGCGTTTACAAGGACAAGGTATTGCAGATCAACGTAGAGAAATTGCACGTGGATTAGAAGAATCTGTAGAAGTACTTAACAAAGTTGGTATAAATTCTCAAGAAGCTTCTGCCTTAATTGTTGTTACCCAACATTATGATACATTACAATCTATAGGTGAAGAAACAAATACTAATTTAATATTATTACCAAATTCACCACAAGCTGGTAGTGATATGTTAAATAATATGGTTGCATCATTTACAGCAAGTAATATGATTGGTGAGTCTATGAAAAAAACAAATACTCCTAAAAAAGGAGATCAAAAAAAATTAGACAAACCAAAAGATGAATAG